In the genome of Massilibacillus massiliensis, one region contains:
- a CDS encoding PTS system mannose/fructose/sorbose family transporter subunit IID, whose translation MSEELKNEKSLTNSDLNKSFWLWCCMAQATYSFERLQAPGFVAAMIPAIERLYPDDEEARKAALKRHMEFFNTEPWLTGPGVVGITLSMEEERANGLPIEDEDINGVKTGLMGPMAGIGDTLRQGTLIPIIGSIAITLGLSGNFVAPIFYMILTLALNHGVSYIFFKKAYQKGKEGISDIFQSGQLEKFMTFATLVGATTIGGLAATTVKVQTGAVLLLGENKLVIQKLLDNILINLIPLLVIFFTVWLFKKKLSASKILVVLIALGAFGVLLGAF comes from the coding sequence ATGAGTGAAGAGTTGAAGAATGAAAAAAGTCTGACAAACAGCGACTTGAATAAATCCTTCTGGTTATGGTGCTGTATGGCGCAGGCCACGTATAGTTTCGAAAGATTACAAGCACCGGGCTTTGTGGCGGCAATGATTCCGGCGATAGAGCGGTTGTATCCTGATGATGAAGAAGCGCGTAAAGCGGCACTTAAACGTCATATGGAATTTTTCAATACAGAGCCATGGCTTACAGGACCGGGGGTTGTTGGTATTACGCTTTCTATGGAAGAAGAACGTGCCAATGGACTGCCAATTGAAGATGAGGATATCAATGGGGTAAAAACTGGTTTAATGGGGCCGATGGCAGGGATCGGTGATACGCTTCGGCAAGGTACCTTGATTCCGATTATCGGATCAATTGCGATTACTTTAGGACTCTCGGGCAATTTTGTAGCACCCATTTTTTATATGATACTCACGTTAGCGTTAAATCATGGTGTGTCGTATATATTTTTTAAGAAAGCTTATCAAAAGGGTAAAGAAGGGATTAGTGATATCTTCCAAAGTGGACAGCTGGAAAAGTTCATGACGTTTGCAACACTGGTTGGGGCTACCACGATTGGTGGCTTGGCCGCAACTACGGTGAAAGTGCAAACCGGTGCTGTCTTGCTGCTGGGAGAAAATAAATTGGTCATTCAAAAACTATTGGATAATATTCTGATCAATTTGATTCCATTATTGGTTATTTTCTTTACGGTTTGGTTATTCAAAAAGAAATTGAGTGCTTCTAAAATTTTAGTGGTTTTGATCGCATTAGGCGCATTCGGTGTTTTACTAGGAGCTTTTTAA
- a CDS encoding mannitol dehydrogenase family protein, with protein MSEIGDVKVKALILGAGRIGRGFVTGLLWKNEVDITFFEYNDALVKSMNERKSYTIHVLGDESKNTVVHGYQAYSIAEQEALVREWESADFIFTAVGGKNLTTVAKLLADAFQASAKPEGMYYKNIVTCENWIEPASKLQAAILDALPEGSREAFVKHIGVSESVVMATGAAAPPNTDLKNPVDTWVQDFWYLPVDRERILGEVPAWQYFDFIDGFADLLQQKIYTNNTSVALIAYLGYLKGHVYVADAANDPEIVPILEEAYREINAALIHGLGVTEESQLKFSKRAKEKYQDRNIIDLVVRIARDPIRKLKPSDRLIGPAQLALKTGTTPKAIALAIAAALYFDYEEDEDAVNLTNMRKEHGARKVLQEICEISEEDVLYKLILDSRQILKDKGWLKGE; from the coding sequence GTGAGTGAGATAGGAGATGTCAAAGTGAAAGCATTGATTTTAGGGGCGGGACGAATTGGTCGTGGCTTTGTAACAGGATTACTATGGAAAAATGAAGTGGATATTACGTTCTTTGAGTATAATGATGCGCTTGTAAAAAGTATGAATGAAAGAAAGAGTTATACAATTCATGTATTGGGAGATGAATCGAAGAATACAGTTGTGCATGGCTATCAAGCCTATTCTATTGCAGAGCAGGAAGCCTTAGTACGTGAATGGGAGAGCGCGGATTTTATTTTTACTGCTGTTGGTGGGAAAAATTTGACGACAGTTGCTAAATTATTGGCAGACGCTTTTCAGGCTTCGGCGAAACCAGAGGGAATGTATTATAAAAATATTGTGACCTGTGAGAATTGGATAGAGCCAGCAAGTAAGCTCCAAGCCGCTATTTTGGATGCATTGCCTGAAGGCAGCAGAGAAGCATTTGTTAAACATATTGGTGTCAGTGAGTCGGTTGTTATGGCGACCGGCGCAGCTGCTCCCCCAAATACAGATTTAAAGAATCCAGTAGACACGTGGGTACAAGATTTTTGGTATCTGCCTGTTGATCGAGAACGAATTTTAGGAGAGGTTCCTGCTTGGCAGTATTTTGACTTTATTGACGGTTTTGCAGATCTTTTGCAGCAAAAAATTTATACGAATAATACAAGTGTAGCGTTGATTGCTTATTTGGGATATCTAAAGGGACATGTCTATGTCGCTGATGCAGCCAATGATCCGGAAATTGTGCCGATATTGGAAGAGGCGTATAGGGAAATTAATGCAGCATTAATTCATGGACTCGGGGTAACTGAAGAGAGTCAACTGAAATTTTCTAAACGAGCAAAAGAAAAGTACCAGGATCGAAATATTATTGATCTAGTCGTCCGAATTGCCAGAGATCCGATCCGCAAGCTGAAGCCTTCAGATCGTTTAATCGGCCCTGCGCAGTTGGCACTTAAAACGGGGACAACGCCAAAAGCGATTGCACTAGCGATCGCGGCAGCGCTGTATTTTGATTATGAAGAAGATGAAGATGCAGTAAACTTAACAAACATGAGAAAAGAACATGGAGCTCGAAAGGTCTTACAGGAGATTTGCGAGATTTCAGAAGAAGATGTGCTTTATAAACTTATTTTAGACAGTAGGCAAATTCTTAAAGACAAAGGATGGCTAAAAGGAGAATAA
- a CDS encoding mannitol dehydrogenase family protein: protein MGMKKAVVIGAGQAGRGYIGRLLAEIGYEIIFIEKKQALVDLLCTDGHFSVHFYDKDRTPVIVEDYKALQLEDAEVDRVIKEADFIFTATGEQNLPEVAKRIQKSLAERLSPVVMITCENGINPGKRLAEALEAAGGFDKSKIFISQTAEFCSTVNLVRTRLDILSQNENFFPYDADGYAGQLEIRGAEPVHEFEKFLKRKIYTYNCLAGLISYCGYVKGYQVYGEAANDEEISWLMDVLLQELNPALAKYFDISEQEQVEFSQKALDKFKNKNILDYILKNGRAPRRKLGPTERIFAPLRIIEANQGDYDILCFNAAAALCYWEEQAMQGAEPAMEQPTNKILCEILHVAEDDAVIKKVNFYLECIHQNRAAISIRAILNEKLKL, encoded by the coding sequence ATGGGAATGAAAAAAGCGGTTGTAATTGGCGCTGGACAAGCGGGGCGTGGATACATTGGACGGTTGCTGGCTGAGATTGGGTATGAAATCATTTTTATCGAAAAGAAACAAGCGCTGGTAGATTTATTATGTACAGATGGACATTTTTCAGTGCATTTTTATGATAAAGATAGAACTCCGGTGATTGTAGAAGATTATAAGGCTTTACAGCTTGAGGATGCAGAAGTTGACCGGGTAATAAAGGAAGCAGATTTTATTTTTACAGCAACGGGGGAGCAAAATCTACCCGAAGTAGCGAAGCGAATACAAAAATCTTTAGCAGAGCGGCTATCGCCTGTGGTGATGATTACTTGTGAGAATGGAATTAATCCAGGCAAACGTTTGGCAGAAGCTTTAGAAGCGGCTGGTGGATTTGACAAAAGCAAAATTTTCATATCGCAAACGGCGGAGTTTTGTTCTACGGTAAATTTGGTTCGTACGAGATTAGATATACTTTCTCAAAACGAAAATTTCTTTCCTTATGATGCAGATGGTTATGCAGGCCAATTAGAAATTAGAGGCGCAGAGCCAGTTCATGAGTTTGAGAAATTTTTAAAACGAAAGATTTATACCTATAACTGTTTAGCTGGGCTCATTTCCTATTGTGGATATGTGAAGGGCTATCAAGTGTATGGGGAGGCGGCCAATGACGAAGAAATTTCCTGGCTGATGGATGTATTGCTACAAGAATTAAATCCAGCTCTTGCAAAATATTTTGATATCTCCGAACAAGAGCAAGTGGAATTCTCACAAAAAGCGTTAGATAAATTTAAAAATAAAAATATTCTCGATTATATCTTGAAAAACGGTAGAGCACCTAGACGTAAACTCGGACCGACGGAAAGAATCTTCGCGCCGTTACGAATCATAGAGGCGAATCAAGGAGATTATGATATCCTTTGCTTTAATGCGGCTGCAGCTTTATGCTATTGGGAAGAGCAAGCGATGCAGGGCGCAGAGCCAGCGATGGAACAGCCGACAAATAAAATACTTTGCGAAATTTTGCATGTAGCTGAAGATGATGCAGTGATAAAAAAAGTTAACTTTTATTTAGAATGTATTCACCAAAACCGCGCTGCTATTTCTATTCGAGCAATATTAAATGAAAAACTAAAATTATAG
- a CDS encoding PTS sugar transporter subunit IIA yields the protein MVKILIVTHGPLGEALIETADLILGKTNHTTAFGLYHGDNIELLQRRIEEFVQAQDEGDGILMLTDLLGGSPCNKIALAIKALENTNKVECIVGVNLPILLEAISMQNAMTLKELAEHCKMQGTNSILSLREKFEF from the coding sequence ATGGTAAAAATTTTGATTGTTACGCATGGACCATTGGGAGAAGCATTGATAGAAACTGCGGATTTAATTTTGGGTAAGACGAATCATACGACTGCTTTCGGATTGTATCATGGAGATAATATTGAGTTACTGCAAAGAAGAATAGAAGAATTTGTACAAGCGCAGGATGAGGGCGATGGAATCTTGATGCTGACAGATTTGTTGGGTGGAAGCCCTTGTAACAAAATAGCCCTTGCAATAAAAGCCTTGGAGAATACAAATAAAGTGGAATGTATCGTCGGCGTCAATCTGCCAATCTTGCTGGAAGCGATTTCTATGCAAAATGCGATGACTTTAAAAGAACTAGCGGAGCATTGCAAAATGCAAGGAACAAACAGTATTTTAAGCTTAAGAGAAAAGTTTGAATTTTAA
- a CDS encoding ribulose-phosphate 3-epimerase translates to MEKLLCPSMMCANYENLEREVMLLEQAGIDIFHIDIMDGDFVPNIGMGLQDTALICKVANKPVDVHLMMQRPGRYIKMFADLGVSILYIHPQTETQPIKALQEIRALGMKAGIAVSPEFGIAAIHPMLSIVDYVLVMTVVPGFAGQSYLDFVDDKIEMLLSLRKDKSKYDYKIIIDGACSPEKIKTLSEKGVDGFVLGTSALFQKSRDYASLLEDLRSM, encoded by the coding sequence ATGGAAAAATTATTATGCCCTTCTATGATGTGTGCGAATTATGAGAATTTAGAACGAGAAGTCATGTTGCTGGAACAAGCAGGCATTGATATCTTTCATATAGATATCATGGATGGGGATTTTGTTCCCAATATAGGAATGGGATTGCAAGATACGGCACTTATTTGCAAAGTAGCAAATAAACCGGTAGATGTGCATCTCATGATGCAAAGACCAGGCCGTTATATTAAAATGTTTGCAGATTTGGGGGTGTCTATCCTCTATATCCATCCGCAGACAGAAACGCAGCCGATCAAAGCGCTGCAGGAGATTCGAGCACTTGGTATGAAGGCTGGAATTGCGGTCAGTCCGGAGTTTGGTATTGCCGCAATCCATCCGATGTTGTCCATCGTGGACTATGTCCTTGTGATGACAGTCGTTCCTGGGTTTGCGGGCCAGAGCTATTTAGATTTTGTCGATGATAAAATAGAGATGTTATTGAGTCTGCGCAAGGACAAAAGCAAATATGATTATAAGATCATAATTGATGGTGCCTGCTCACCGGAAAAAATTAAAACATTAAGCGAGAAAGGCGTAGATGGTTTTGTATTAGGAACATCCGCACTTTTTCAAAAATCAAGAGATTATGCTAGTCTTCTTGAGGATTTAAGAAGTATGTAA
- a CDS encoding IS110 family RNA-guided transposase has translation MGIDVSKGKSTVCILKPYGEIIQRPFEIMHTVEELTSLVKTIKNFNEETRVVLEATGYYHLPVLAFMKENGIFVSVVNPLVMKKYINVSLRKAKTDKIDAGKIANFGIDHWFDLTNYRPDEKIYDELKILGRQYIQFMGMYVKTKSTLTCMLDRTMPGIKDLLKSSSDDFSRNKIGDFAFRFWHYDIITNKGEKQFVDTYVKWANKKGYQANEKKAHQIYALAQTGIPTLPSSTPSTKMLVQEAVKVLLQTEKSLHNILARMNELAKRLKEYRIVRAMPGVGEKLAPRLIAEIGDVRRFHNGSSLIAYAGLDTPPYESGRFTATKRKISKRGSSILRKTGYEVMKCLKTVKPDYDNAVYKYILKKESEGKPKKVAKIAGLNKFLRIYYTRVKETIAG, from the coding sequence GTGGGAATTGACGTTTCAAAAGGTAAGAGTACCGTCTGTATTTTAAAGCCTTATGGCGAAATTATTCAGCGTCCATTTGAAATTATGCACACGGTAGAAGAGTTAACATCATTGGTAAAAACAATTAAGAACTTTAACGAGGAAACACGCGTTGTATTGGAGGCAACTGGCTATTACCATCTGCCCGTTCTAGCGTTTATGAAAGAAAACGGTATCTTTGTTTCGGTAGTTAATCCTTTAGTTATGAAAAAATATATCAATGTTTCATTGCGTAAAGCAAAGACGGATAAAATAGACGCTGGCAAAATTGCTAACTTCGGTATTGACCATTGGTTTGATTTAACCAATTACCGTCCTGATGAAAAAATATATGATGAATTAAAAATACTGGGACGTCAGTACATTCAATTCATGGGAATGTATGTAAAAACAAAGAGTACTCTTACTTGTATGCTTGATCGTACAATGCCAGGAATCAAGGACTTACTTAAAAGTTCTTCTGATGATTTTTCTCGTAATAAAATTGGAGATTTTGCTTTTAGATTTTGGCATTATGACATAATCACTAACAAAGGAGAAAAACAATTTGTAGATACATATGTGAAGTGGGCAAATAAAAAGGGATACCAAGCTAATGAGAAAAAAGCACATCAAATATATGCTTTAGCTCAAACAGGTATCCCAACATTGCCTTCCAGTACGCCATCGACCAAAATGCTCGTACAAGAAGCTGTCAAGGTACTTCTCCAAACAGAGAAGTCCTTACACAATATTTTAGCACGAATGAATGAGTTAGCAAAGAGATTGAAAGAATACAGAATTGTCCGTGCAATGCCGGGTGTCGGTGAAAAGTTAGCACCACGTTTGATTGCCGAAATCGGAGATGTACGTAGGTTTCATAACGGAAGTTCTTTAATTGCATATGCAGGTTTAGATACACCACCTTATGAATCCGGACGATTTACAGCAACAAAAAGAAAAATTTCTAAGCGAGGCTCGTCTATTTTACGTAAAACAGGATATGAAGTTATGAAGTGCTTAAAGACAGTCAAACCAGATTATGATAATGCTGTATACAAATATATCCTCAAGAAAGAGTCAGAAGGTAAACCGAAGAAGGTTGCTAAAATCGCGGGGTTGAACAAATTTCTAAGAATTTATTATACACGTGTAAAAGAGACAATAGCAGGTTAA
- a CDS encoding GntR family transcriptional regulator, whose protein sequence is MEKKMKIVSPVYQQIAVDIASKIANGHYEIGSRMYARSVLASQYGVSPETARRAIAILSDMEIVDVNKGSGVVIRSVENAIKLVKQYDDIKTVNDLKQDILSSLERQKQENDYLKAQLIEMLDKTERFKSINPFIPFEIRITEKTPYIEKTVAEINFWHNTIATIVGIKRDNCLELSPGPYAVLKKNDIFYFVGDEICYERVEKFLYPDS, encoded by the coding sequence ATGGAGAAGAAAATGAAAATTGTGAGTCCGGTATATCAGCAGATTGCAGTGGACATTGCGTCTAAAATTGCGAATGGACATTATGAAATTGGTTCTAGAATGTATGCGCGTTCAGTGCTTGCCAGTCAATATGGTGTTTCGCCGGAGACGGCAAGACGGGCTATTGCAATTTTATCGGATATGGAAATCGTTGATGTTAACAAAGGCAGCGGCGTGGTGATTCGTTCTGTTGAAAACGCAATTAAGTTAGTGAAACAATATGATGATATTAAGACGGTCAACGATTTGAAGCAAGATATATTAAGTAGTCTGGAGCGTCAGAAACAAGAGAATGACTATTTAAAGGCGCAACTTATTGAAATGCTGGATAAAACCGAACGATTTAAATCGATTAATCCATTTATTCCTTTTGAAATCAGGATAACAGAAAAAACGCCGTATATTGAAAAAACAGTTGCTGAAATTAATTTTTGGCATAATACGATAGCGACGATCGTTGGGATAAAACGGGACAATTGCCTTGAACTGTCACCAGGACCTTATGCAGTTTTGAAAAAAAATGATATATTTTATTTTGTCGGAGATGAAATTTGTTATGAGCGAGTGGAAAAATTTCTTTATCCGGACAGCTAA
- a CDS encoding ABC transporter ATP-binding protein produces MIKFENVSKSFKDKQILKDISFEINEGELVAIIGASGCGKTTMLKMINRLIEPSTGKVFIQGNDISSLDMIQLRRNIGYVIQQTGLFPHMTVRENIEVIPRLENLDKEKILTKTCELMDMVGLSSEEYLDRYPTELSGGQQQRVGIARAFATDPKIILMDEPFSALDPITRLQLQDELIELQTKVKKTIAFVTHDMDEAIKIADRICIMHQGHIVQYDTPENILKNPYDDFVSTFIGKNRIWSSPEFIRAKDIMIEEPITCYKNLSLLKCMEKMRSAKVDSLMVVDYDRHILGILAAKQIQNKTDRSAPVSTIMNHDFVKVSPEDTIVNILEIVKQNKIAQVPVVDERGVLKGLITKSSLVTTLSQQFLDTEEVI; encoded by the coding sequence ATGATAAAGTTTGAGAATGTAAGTAAAAGTTTTAAAGATAAACAAATTCTAAAAGATATTTCTTTTGAGATAAATGAGGGCGAGCTTGTTGCGATTATTGGAGCAAGTGGCTGCGGGAAAACGACAATGTTGAAGATGATCAATCGCTTGATTGAGCCTTCGACAGGAAAGGTTTTCATACAGGGAAACGATATTTCTTCCTTGGATATGATTCAATTGAGAAGAAATATTGGTTATGTAATTCAGCAAACAGGCTTGTTTCCCCATATGACGGTACGAGAAAATATTGAAGTGATTCCGCGACTTGAGAATTTGGATAAAGAAAAGATTTTGACAAAAACTTGTGAATTGATGGACATGGTGGGCCTTAGCAGTGAGGAATATTTGGATCGTTATCCTACGGAACTCAGTGGTGGGCAGCAGCAAAGAGTAGGAATTGCCAGAGCGTTTGCTACGGATCCTAAAATTATTTTAATGGATGAGCCGTTTAGTGCACTTGATCCAATTACGCGATTACAGTTGCAAGATGAGTTGATTGAGCTGCAAACAAAAGTAAAAAAAACGATTGCTTTTGTAACGCATGATATGGACGAGGCGATTAAGATTGCAGATCGAATTTGCATTATGCATCAAGGTCATATCGTGCAGTATGATACACCAGAAAATATTCTAAAAAATCCTTATGATGATTTTGTGAGTACGTTCATTGGCAAAAATAGAATTTGGTCATCGCCTGAATTTATCAGAGCAAAAGATATCATGATTGAGGAGCCAATTACGTGTTATAAAAATTTATCTTTATTAAAATGCATGGAAAAGATGAGAAGTGCAAAGGTTGATAGTTTAATGGTTGTTGATTATGATCGTCATATTTTAGGAATTCTTGCAGCGAAACAAATACAAAATAAGACGGATAGAAGTGCTCCAGTATCAACTATCATGAATCATGATTTTGTAAAAGTTAGTCCTGAAGATACGATTGTTAATATTCTTGAGATTGTGAAGCAAAATAAAATAGCACAGGTACCAGTTGTTGATGAACGAGGCGTGTTGAAAGGTTTAATTACGAAAAGCAGTCTGGTAACGACGCTAAGTCAGCAGTTTTTAGATACCGAGGAGGTGATTTGA
- a CDS encoding ABC transporter permease/substrate-binding protein — protein MTELLSYLFSIKGQIISLTIEHIELTAFSVGLAILIGMPVGILISYIKKLNKPVLGIASIIQAIPSLALLGFAIPLLGIGTVPAVVMVILYSLLPIIKNTTTGINGINPQMVEAAKGMGMKKWQILFKIELPLALPVIMSGVRIAAVTAVGLMTMAAFIGGGGLGYLVFSGIRTVNTEQILAGAIPACILALGVDGLFAIIENLVTPVSLQKNQERSNLSKVGKSKIQKAILTVAACFLAGLFVVNGISQGYTQDKVIAIGSKDWTEQEIIGNLLAELIETKTDIAVDRKLALGGTQVCFTALKSGDIDLYVDYSGTAYGDMLKYPPISDVEKVYDTVKKDLKEKYEIDVLKQMSFNNTYTLAVTKETAEKYNLKSISDLAKVGQQLTAATSLEFLNRDDGVIGLKKKYQFNFRNEIGIDGSPKYAALINKESDVTDAFSTDGLLKKYDLTVLEDDQHFFPPYYAIPLVRAETAEKYPEIVPIVEELGAMLTEEVMKDLNYQVDELKKDPKAVAHDFLTEKNLI, from the coding sequence ATGACTGAATTATTGAGTTATTTATTTAGTATCAAAGGGCAGATCATCTCTTTAACAATCGAGCATATAGAGCTTACAGCTTTTTCAGTTGGACTAGCAATTTTAATTGGAATGCCTGTGGGCATACTTATCAGCTATATAAAGAAGCTAAATAAGCCTGTTCTTGGCATTGCTAGCATCATTCAAGCTATTCCAAGTCTAGCATTATTAGGGTTTGCAATTCCATTATTGGGAATTGGGACAGTCCCGGCCGTGGTAATGGTTATTTTATATTCTTTATTGCCGATTATAAAAAATACGACGACTGGAATTAATGGTATTAATCCACAAATGGTGGAAGCTGCAAAAGGAATGGGCATGAAAAAGTGGCAAATTTTATTTAAAATAGAGCTTCCACTTGCATTGCCGGTGATTATGTCCGGTGTTAGGATTGCGGCGGTTACAGCGGTTGGCTTAATGACGATGGCTGCTTTTATTGGCGGTGGCGGACTTGGTTATTTGGTTTTTTCCGGGATTCGGACGGTTAATACAGAGCAGATTTTAGCGGGAGCGATTCCTGCTTGTATATTGGCACTTGGTGTAGATGGTCTATTTGCGATTATTGAGAATTTGGTTACACCTGTGAGTTTACAAAAGAATCAGGAAAGAAGTAATCTATCTAAAGTTGGGAAGAGTAAAATACAAAAGGCAATTTTAACAGTTGCAGCCTGTTTTTTAGCTGGATTATTTGTAGTGAATGGAATTTCACAAGGATATACGCAAGATAAAGTCATTGCGATAGGAAGTAAGGATTGGACAGAACAAGAGATTATCGGGAATTTGTTGGCGGAGCTTATTGAGACGAAAACTGACATTGCCGTAGATCGTAAATTAGCGCTCGGTGGTACGCAGGTCTGTTTTACTGCATTAAAATCTGGAGATATTGATTTGTATGTTGATTATAGTGGGACTGCCTATGGTGACATGTTGAAATATCCACCGATTTCTGACGTAGAAAAGGTATACGATACAGTGAAAAAGGATTTAAAAGAAAAATATGAGATTGATGTTTTAAAACAAATGTCATTTAACAATACCTATACGTTAGCAGTAACAAAGGAAACCGCTGAAAAATATAATTTAAAATCAATCAGTGACTTGGCAAAAGTCGGTCAGCAATTAACTGCTGCTACTTCTTTAGAATTTTTAAATCGGGACGATGGAGTTATCGGATTAAAGAAAAAATATCAGTTTAATTTTAGAAATGAAATTGGTATTGACGGAAGTCCGAAGTATGCTGCACTCATCAATAAAGAAAGTGACGTTACCGATGCATTTTCTACCGACGGGCTATTAAAAAAATACGATTTAACTGTTTTAGAGGATGATCAGCATTTCTTCCCGCCATATTATGCGATTCCTTTAGTACGTGCTGAAACAGCAGAGAAGTATCCTGAAATTGTTCCAATTGTTGAGGAGCTAGGAGCGATGCTGACAGAAGAGGTAATGAAGGATTTGAATTATCAAGTCGATGAATTAAAGAAAGACCCTAAAGCAGTTGCCCACGATTTTTTAACTGAAAAAAATTTAATCTAA